One window of Sphingomonas sp. KC8 genomic DNA carries:
- a CDS encoding NAD-dependent epimerase/dehydratase family protein, whose amino-acid sequence MKEADRPLIFLTGATGTMGSETLGELLRRRDRFRVRILVLPKERNLPSVRRWLRDPDIEILWGDLTRYEDVLAGVTGASHVLHVGGMVSPIADRFPELTMQVNVGGAQNVVRAVQAQPDPDAIRLVYIGTVAQTGGRMPPIHWGRTGDPIKISTFDHYAVSKTKAEAIVAESGLRYWVSIRQTGMAHAQMWRIFDPIMFHNPINGVFEWSTARDSGRLMANLCEPTVPEALWRGFYNMGGGDGSRVINHEFMVKTFAALGIADYRLVIQPNWFATRNFHGQWYSDSDHLEALVPYRSQTIDAFVMELAKAVPWVVKAFAGTFPRALGNRIRKLAEAPGGSLHWLAHDERENIAAYFGTREEWDGIAGDWGAFELAQPSRTPSLMDHGYDESRLPDHWHLADMKSAAQYRGGACVSQSMEGAHQPLDWRCALGHDFRMTPNLFLRGGHWCPTCMTDPASYADVADASPFFAQAYIGGRG is encoded by the coding sequence ATGAAAGAAGCCGATCGGCCGCTTATTTTCCTGACCGGGGCGACTGGCACCATGGGCAGCGAGACGCTTGGTGAACTGCTTCGCCGCCGGGATCGATTTCGGGTGCGCATCCTCGTGCTGCCAAAGGAACGCAACTTGCCTTCTGTTCGCCGCTGGCTGCGCGATCCCGATATCGAAATCCTGTGGGGCGATCTGACGCGCTACGAGGATGTACTGGCGGGCGTCACCGGCGCTTCGCACGTTCTCCATGTCGGTGGGATGGTATCGCCAATCGCGGATCGTTTTCCCGAACTGACCATGCAGGTTAATGTCGGTGGCGCGCAGAATGTGGTTCGCGCGGTCCAGGCGCAACCGGATCCCGACGCTATCCGTCTCGTTTATATCGGGACGGTGGCGCAGACCGGTGGCCGGATGCCGCCGATCCATTGGGGACGGACGGGTGATCCGATCAAGATCAGCACGTTCGATCATTATGCCGTCAGCAAGACCAAGGCCGAGGCGATCGTGGCGGAATCCGGGCTGAGATACTGGGTGTCGATCCGTCAGACCGGCATGGCCCACGCCCAGATGTGGCGGATCTTTGACCCGATCATGTTTCATAATCCGATCAACGGCGTCTTCGAATGGTCGACGGCTAGGGATTCTGGCCGCTTGATGGCCAATCTGTGCGAGCCAACGGTGCCCGAGGCCTTGTGGCGCGGCTTTTACAATATGGGTGGCGGCGATGGTTCCCGCGTCATCAACCATGAATTCATGGTCAAGACCTTCGCGGCGCTCGGCATTGCGGACTACCGATTGGTCATCCAGCCGAACTGGTTCGCGACGCGCAACTTTCATGGCCAATGGTATAGCGATTCCGATCATCTCGAAGCCCTTGTCCCCTATCGAAGCCAGACGATCGATGCGTTTGTGATGGAACTGGCGAAGGCGGTGCCATGGGTCGTCAAGGCGTTTGCCGGCACGTTTCCGCGCGCTTTGGGCAATCGCATTCGCAAGCTCGCCGAAGCGCCAGGGGGATCGCTGCACTGGCTTGCCCATGACGAACGTGAGAATATCGCGGCCTATTTCGGGACGCGGGAGGAATGGGACGGGATCGCTGGTGACTGGGGCGCGTTCGAACTGGCCCAGCCTTCGCGTACGCCCAGCCTGATGGACCATGGCTATGACGAAAGTCGTTTGCCGGATCACTGGCATCTCGCCGACATGAAGTCGGCCGCGCAGTATCGCGGAGGCGCATGCGTCTCGCAATCAATGGAAGGGGCGCACCAGCCGCTCGACTGGCGGTGCGCGCTTGGCCATGATTTCCGGATGACGCCAAACCTTTTTCTGCGTGGCGGGCACTGGTGTCCTACCTGCATGACCGACCCTGCGAGCTATGCTGACGTCGCGGACGCGAGCCCGTTCTTTGCGCAGGCCTATATCGGGGGCAGGGGATGA
- a CDS encoding sugar MFS transporter produces MDDQMDLLSSEQAADPADKLLFRLCLSLFFIWGFATVLIDILVPKLKALFILSFAEVMLTQFAFFIGYLVFSLPAGAIVRRFGYMRGIIAGLGIMALGCLLFIPATRFGVFGGFLLALFVMASGVTTLQVAANAVITLAGPQGTSSARLTLAQAFNSLGTTLGPLIGARLILSDDLVAIDPERLSAPALAAQRAVEANAVALPFIGIAIALVLLMAVFWMRRDMLTAAAPDRSHGLVNASLLRRPRLVFGVLAIFAYVGAEVSIGSLLANYLMQPSLLATTALQAGQLVSLYWGGAMIGRFLGAWVLGHIRPGLVLAVHALSAILLASLSASSSGWMAAAAILAVGLANSIMFPTIFSLALRDLGEDTPGGSALLCLGIVGGAIVPLASGFVADHFGMAVALAVPILCYAWVAFYGLFCLRLTNATSLPPVAGH; encoded by the coding sequence GTGGACGACCAGATGGATCTGCTTTCAAGCGAGCAGGCGGCCGACCCGGCCGATAAATTGCTGTTTCGCTTGTGCCTCAGCCTGTTTTTTATCTGGGGTTTCGCGACGGTTCTCATCGATATTCTGGTGCCCAAGCTGAAGGCCCTGTTCATCCTGTCTTTTGCCGAGGTCATGCTGACGCAGTTTGCCTTCTTCATCGGCTATCTGGTTTTCTCCCTACCGGCGGGGGCGATCGTCCGGCGGTTTGGCTATATGCGCGGGATCATCGCGGGGCTGGGCATCATGGCGCTGGGCTGCCTGCTGTTTATTCCGGCCACCCGGTTCGGTGTCTTTGGCGGGTTCCTGCTGGCGCTATTTGTCATGGCGAGTGGTGTTACCACGTTGCAGGTGGCGGCGAACGCCGTGATCACATTGGCGGGGCCGCAGGGCACGTCGTCCGCGCGGCTGACCCTGGCGCAGGCGTTCAATTCGCTGGGGACCACGCTCGGCCCGCTGATCGGCGCGCGGCTTATCCTGAGCGACGACCTTGTCGCGATCGACCCCGAGCGGCTGTCCGCACCAGCCTTGGCCGCGCAGCGCGCGGTCGAAGCCAACGCCGTGGCGTTGCCCTTCATCGGTATCGCGATTGCCCTCGTCCTGCTGATGGCGGTGTTCTGGATGCGGCGCGATATGCTGACGGCGGCGGCACCCGATCGAAGCCACGGGTTGGTGAACGCAAGCCTGTTGCGTCGCCCCAGACTTGTCTTCGGCGTGCTGGCGATCTTTGCCTATGTCGGTGCCGAAGTGTCGATCGGCAGCCTGCTCGCCAATTATCTCATGCAGCCTTCGCTGCTGGCGACAACAGCGCTTCAGGCCGGCCAATTGGTCAGCCTCTATTGGGGTGGGGCGATGATTGGCCGTTTTCTGGGGGCATGGGTGCTCGGGCATATTCGTCCCGGTTTGGTGCTCGCGGTCCATGCGCTGTCAGCGATCCTGCTGGCAAGCCTGTCGGCCAGTTCGTCCGGGTGGATGGCGGCCGCAGCCATATTGGCGGTCGGCCTCGCCAATTCGATCATGTTCCCGACCATCTTTTCGCTGGCTCTGCGCGATCTTGGCGAAGATACGCCGGGTGGCTCGGCCTTATTGTGCCTCGGCATTGTCGGCGGGGCGATCGTGCCGCTGGCCAGCGGCTTTGTGGCGGATCATTTCGGCATGGCGGTTGCGCTGGCCGTGCCGATCCTCTGCTATGCCTGGGTGGCGTTTTACGGCCTCTTTTGCCTGCGATTGACCAACGCGACATCGCTCCCACCGGTTGCAGGGCATTGA
- a CDS encoding alpha-L-rhamnosidase, translating to MEIDRRGAMALGFGAISPLGQAVQAGTGKKIAQMAVVDMRVCALVEPLALADHIPYFSWKLAAAPGSQQAAFRVIVARAEADLANHQKLVWDSGRIASTNGCRIKYSGPAMPARTRLWWRVEIWDAHHREPTISRPSFWETGLVSPDDWSAQWLACETEAARLDRKAGINWISGSGAMAVGQERYYRTTIQPDDPTTAELFLSGTELSGLWLNGQPLVADQDDPVRWTRMARYRLVLPRGRNVIAAAVKRASGFEAQPPALAAILRLGGPQGPRLTTAQGWTTSLTATPGWLTTAFNDTLWETAVPAAKKPVGEPWPAYSAVLLRHGFDVARPVRSAHLHATALGVYDAWINGSRVGDARMAPQSTDTSRRILFQTYDVTAMLHQGANAIGLCVGDGWYGSEYSAGPRFAFGPAPCRVRAQLEITYEDGSTQVIASGEGWKTASSPILASEIYDGEAYDARLEQSGWTTASFADAGWRPAEIADTPDIAIDPQLSPPIRVTRVLKPVTITTVQPGIHVFDFGQNFAGWPRLRVRGDAGTRIEMRFSETLKASGEIDQSNLRTAAARDIYILKGEGEEVWEPRFTYHGFRYVELRGLPYPPTAETLQGLVGHIDLPITGTFRVGDPVIQRFWQNSVWSQRSNFFGLPTDCPQRDERLGWMGDAEVFWPAAAYNMDIEAYTARVMGDMRRGQSKSGGFPDVIPPFMPGMILSSPGWADAGIILPYTAWRQYGGTGVIEDNWAAMERYMAWILDKNPDHRWVKSRGADYGDWLAVDAKQPGDATTPKDLIGTAFWAADARMMAEMAIAIGKPGEASGYHALFERIRSAFLNSYVDGDGRIGNGSQTGYVLAIRFGLLSPEARLEAGRRLAADIAARGNKLSTGFLGTPHILDALAASGQERTAITLLLQREYPSWGYMVEQGATTMWERWNSDRGDVSMNSYNHYAFGAIGDFLFRRIAGIEALEPGFSRVRIAPILDPRLRTAGADYMSSAGLIRTNWRYDKGASVLDVTLPANMTGEVVLTASPRQIALDGRPLASHQLAKLVQAKGATTIEIGAGHHRFAISGGPG from the coding sequence ATGGAGATTGATCGGCGCGGCGCGATGGCGCTGGGATTCGGGGCGATCAGCCCGCTGGGTCAGGCAGTACAGGCCGGCACCGGCAAGAAAATCGCCCAAATGGCCGTAGTCGACATGCGTGTATGCGCTCTGGTCGAACCGCTCGCACTCGCCGATCATATTCCTTACTTTTCCTGGAAACTGGCTGCTGCACCCGGATCGCAGCAAGCTGCCTTTCGCGTGATTGTGGCGCGCGCCGAAGCCGACCTTGCGAACCACCAAAAACTGGTGTGGGACAGTGGCCGCATCGCTTCGACGAATGGCTGCCGGATCAAATATTCGGGTCCGGCGATGCCGGCGCGAACACGGCTGTGGTGGCGTGTCGAAATCTGGGATGCGCACCATCGCGAGCCCACCATCAGCCGGCCGAGTTTCTGGGAAACCGGACTGGTTTCACCCGATGACTGGTCCGCGCAATGGCTCGCGTGCGAAACCGAGGCGGCGCGTCTCGACCGCAAGGCAGGGATCAATTGGATAAGCGGCAGCGGCGCGATGGCGGTCGGACAGGAACGCTATTATCGAACCACCATCCAGCCCGACGATCCAACCACTGCCGAACTGTTCCTGTCCGGAACCGAACTCAGTGGATTGTGGCTCAACGGTCAGCCGCTGGTCGCCGATCAGGATGATCCGGTTCGCTGGACGAGAATGGCTCGCTATCGCCTGGTGTTGCCGCGAGGCCGCAACGTGATCGCGGCGGCGGTGAAACGCGCATCGGGTTTCGAAGCGCAGCCACCGGCACTTGCCGCCATCCTCCGACTTGGAGGTCCGCAAGGACCGCGTCTAACGACCGCCCAAGGATGGACGACCAGCCTGACGGCAACGCCCGGCTGGCTGACAACCGCCTTCAACGATACGCTTTGGGAAACCGCTGTACCGGCCGCGAAAAAGCCTGTGGGCGAACCCTGGCCGGCTTATTCTGCCGTGCTGCTCCGACACGGTTTCGACGTTGCCCGGCCGGTTCGTTCGGCCCACCTGCATGCCACTGCGCTCGGCGTCTACGACGCCTGGATCAATGGTAGCCGCGTCGGTGATGCACGCATGGCGCCCCAATCAACCGACACATCCCGGCGCATCCTCTTTCAGACCTACGACGTCACCGCGATGCTGCATCAGGGCGCCAACGCAATCGGCCTTTGTGTCGGTGATGGCTGGTATGGCAGCGAATATAGCGCCGGTCCCCGCTTCGCCTTTGGGCCAGCGCCCTGCCGGGTGCGGGCCCAACTTGAAATCACATATGAGGACGGTTCCACGCAGGTGATCGCAAGCGGCGAAGGATGGAAGACCGCGTCCTCGCCTATCCTCGCGTCAGAAATTTACGACGGCGAAGCCTATGACGCCCGGCTCGAACAATCGGGCTGGACGACCGCCAGCTTTGCCGACGCTGGATGGCGCCCCGCCGAGATCGCCGACACGCCCGACATTGCCATCGACCCCCAATTATCTCCACCCATCCGGGTCACGCGCGTGTTGAAACCGGTGACGATCACCACGGTTCAACCCGGCATCCATGTCTTCGATTTCGGGCAGAATTTTGCAGGCTGGCCTCGGCTTCGCGTTCGCGGCGACGCCGGCACCCGGATCGAAATGCGGTTCTCCGAAACCCTCAAAGCCTCCGGCGAGATCGACCAGTCCAACCTTCGCACGGCGGCTGCCCGCGACATCTACATCCTCAAGGGCGAGGGAGAGGAGGTGTGGGAGCCGCGCTTCACTTATCACGGCTTCCGCTATGTCGAGCTTCGCGGCCTGCCCTACCCGCCAACGGCGGAGACGCTGCAGGGGCTGGTCGGCCATATCGATCTGCCCATCACCGGCACGTTCAGAGTCGGCGATCCCGTCATCCAGCGCTTCTGGCAGAACTCGGTATGGAGCCAGCGATCCAATTTCTTTGGCTTGCCGACCGACTGCCCACAACGCGACGAACGGCTCGGCTGGATGGGCGACGCCGAAGTGTTCTGGCCGGCTGCCGCCTATAACATGGACATCGAGGCTTATACGGCGCGCGTCATGGGCGACATGCGTCGAGGACAGAGCAAGTCCGGTGGTTTTCCCGACGTCATTCCTCCCTTCATGCCGGGCATGATCCTTTCGTCCCCCGGATGGGCCGATGCGGGCATCATCCTGCCCTATACGGCATGGCGCCAATATGGTGGCACGGGGGTCATCGAGGACAATTGGGCCGCGATGGAACGTTATATGGCGTGGATACTTGACAAGAATCCCGACCATCGCTGGGTCAAATCGCGCGGCGCCGATTATGGCGACTGGCTTGCAGTCGATGCCAAACAACCAGGCGACGCGACAACGCCAAAGGATCTGATCGGGACCGCATTCTGGGCAGCCGATGCGCGCATGATGGCCGAAATGGCGATCGCGATCGGCAAACCTGGCGAAGCGAGCGGATATCATGCGCTGTTCGAACGGATACGTTCGGCGTTCCTCAATTCCTATGTCGACGGCGACGGACGGATCGGAAATGGAAGCCAGACCGGCTATGTGCTTGCGATCCGCTTTGGACTGCTTTCGCCCGAAGCGCGGCTAGAAGCCGGGCGACGGCTCGCCGCCGATATCGCCGCCAGGGGCAACAAACTTTCCACCGGCTTCCTCGGCACCCCTCACATCCTCGATGCGTTGGCTGCATCCGGCCAGGAAAGAACAGCGATAACGCTGCTGCTTCAACGCGAATATCCGTCCTGGGGCTATATGGTCGAACAGGGCGCGACAACGATGTGGGAACGCTGGAACAGCGACCGCGGCGACGTTTCGATGAATAGCTACAACCATTATGCGTTCGGAGCGATCGGCGACTTTCTCTTCCGCCGCATTGCCGGAATCGAAGCCCTGGAACCCGGTTTCAGTCGGGTGCGTATTGCGCCGATCCTTGATCCTCGGCTGCGCACCGCCGGTGCCGACTATATGTCTTCGGCCGGCCTCATCCGTACGAACTGGCGCTACGACAAAGGCGCGTCGGTCCTTGATGTCACGCTTCCGGCCAACATGACGGGCGAGGTCGTGCTCACAGCCTCGCCTCGACAGATCGCGCTGGATGGTCGCCCGCTGGCATCACACCAGCTTGCAAAGCTGGTTCAGGCCAAAGGCGCGACGACAATCGAGATCGGGGCGGGGCACCACCGGTTCGCCATATCCGGTGGACCAGGCTGA
- the rhaT gene encoding L-rhamnose/proton symporter RhaT, whose product MNGNPLIGVVFHWMGGLSSASFYVPYKRIRGWSWEIFWIVGGVFSWLIAPWFFASVQTHDLLGVLGATAGDTLFWCWFWGLMWGFGGLTFGLTMRYLGLSLGMAVALGLTTIIGTMGPPIFRGTLGALAATASGTMTLIGIAITLAGIIVVARAGRAKALELGAVAQKTEFNLKKGIAIAIFSGVMSGCFAWGLEAGAPIRAASLAAGTNPLWQGLPVLCVVLAGGLTTNLIWCSILIARNRSLKELVGNSQEAERPPLARNYMLAALGGTLWYFQFFFYTMGESQMGRYGFSSWTLHMASIILFSTLWGFVLKEWSGTSARVRTMVWTGIGLLVGSTIVIGIGNYLAVD is encoded by the coding sequence ATGAACGGCAACCCGCTAATCGGCGTGGTGTTCCATTGGATGGGGGGGCTGTCGTCCGCCAGCTTCTATGTGCCCTATAAGCGCATTCGCGGCTGGTCCTGGGAGATATTCTGGATCGTCGGCGGCGTCTTTTCCTGGCTTATCGCGCCCTGGTTTTTCGCCAGCGTGCAGACGCACGACCTCCTCGGCGTGCTCGGCGCAACGGCGGGCGACACACTTTTCTGGTGCTGGTTCTGGGGGCTGATGTGGGGGTTTGGCGGCCTGACTTTCGGCCTGACCATGCGCTATCTCGGATTATCACTCGGCATGGCGGTCGCTTTGGGCCTCACCACCATCATCGGGACGATGGGTCCACCGATCTTTCGGGGAACATTAGGCGCGCTCGCAGCCACGGCCAGCGGGACGATGACCCTCATTGGTATTGCGATTACGCTCGCCGGCATCATCGTTGTCGCACGCGCCGGCCGGGCCAAGGCGCTCGAGCTTGGCGCCGTGGCCCAAAAGACCGAGTTCAACCTGAAAAAGGGTATCGCGATCGCGATCTTCTCAGGTGTCATGTCGGGTTGCTTTGCCTGGGGTCTCGAAGCTGGTGCGCCGATCCGGGCGGCGTCGCTGGCCGCCGGCACCAACCCGCTGTGGCAAGGCTTGCCGGTACTCTGCGTGGTCCTGGCCGGCGGGCTGACGACGAACCTGATCTGGTGCTCGATCCTGATCGCGCGCAACCGCAGCCTGAAGGAACTGGTCGGAAATAGTCAGGAAGCCGAACGGCCGCCGCTCGCGCGCAACTATATGCTCGCCGCGCTCGGCGGGACGCTCTGGTACTTTCAGTTCTTCTTCTACACGATGGGTGAGAGCCAGATGGGCCGTTACGGCTTCTCCTCCTGGACCTTGCATATGGCGTCCATCATCCTGTTCTCGACGCTGTGGGGCTTTGTCCTCAAGGAATGGTCGGGCACTTCCGCACGCGTCCGCACTATGGTCTGGACCGGCATCGGCCTGCTGGTTGGATCAACCATCGTAATCGGCATCGGCAACTATCTCGCGGTCGATTGA
- a CDS encoding FGGY-family carbohydrate kinase, which produces MAESGTRSIITSFKCRKADAPRNKALGKLQSYSLIFNHKYAERAVLVRLTVVLDIGKTLSKLTLWTAAGGLVARRIRPNARIDAGNYVALDHDGIEAWVAETLREFAGLGPISAIIPVAHGAAAAIVRDGRLACPVMDYETPIPVDERLSYASERDAFAATGSPAFPDGLNLGAQLHFLERRHPGLLGPGAAILLWPQYWAWRLSGIMASEATSLGCHSDLWCPVEGVPSALASRRGWAERLAPLRRAGDVLGQLTPEWAARTGLPTTVQIHCGLHDSNAALEAARAFPEIAEQESTVLSTGTWFVAMRTPGADEAFNLSSLSEARDCLINVDVHGRAIPSARFMGGREIETLTGIDTRRIDIVPDQPHLVAAMPDILATGTMVLPTFAAGFGPFPNARGRWVGMPADLAERRAAVSLYAALVADRSLDLIGSRGTLLIEGRFAKAHVLVRALASLRPDCAVYVGNADNDVSFGALRLLHPVLPPPSHLQRVAPFDQDIASYRHVWQERIADMEIAA; this is translated from the coding sequence TTGGCGGAGTCGGGCACGCGCAGCATCATTACCTCTTTTAAATGCCGGAAAGCTGATGCTCCTCGTAACAAAGCGCTTGGCAAGCTTCAATCATATTCGCTAATATTCAATCATAAATACGCAGAGAGGGCGGTCTTGGTGAGGCTCACCGTGGTGCTGGATATCGGCAAAACACTGTCAAAGCTGACGCTTTGGACCGCCGCCGGTGGCCTAGTTGCGCGGCGAATCAGGCCCAATGCGCGCATTGATGCCGGAAACTATGTCGCACTAGATCATGACGGGATCGAAGCGTGGGTCGCCGAAACGCTCCGGGAGTTTGCGGGTCTCGGCCCGATCAGCGCCATCATTCCCGTGGCCCATGGTGCGGCGGCCGCTATCGTGCGTGACGGCCGCCTTGCCTGCCCGGTCATGGACTATGAAACTCCGATCCCCGTCGATGAGCGATTGTCTTACGCATCCGAAAGAGACGCCTTTGCGGCCACCGGATCGCCCGCTTTCCCCGATGGACTGAACCTTGGCGCGCAACTGCATTTTCTGGAACGGCGGCATCCAGGATTGCTCGGGCCTGGGGCTGCAATCCTGCTGTGGCCTCAATATTGGGCCTGGCGGCTATCCGGCATCATGGCCAGCGAAGCGACCAGCCTTGGCTGCCACAGCGATCTTTGGTGTCCGGTCGAAGGCGTGCCATCGGCCCTTGCGAGCCGGCGCGGCTGGGCCGAACGGCTCGCCCCCCTGAGACGCGCCGGCGACGTACTGGGGCAGCTCACGCCCGAATGGGCCGCACGCACCGGATTGCCCACGACCGTGCAAATCCATTGCGGCCTGCACGATTCGAATGCCGCACTGGAAGCCGCGCGGGCTTTCCCTGAAATTGCCGAACAGGAATCCACCGTACTATCCACCGGCACCTGGTTCGTTGCCATGCGGACGCCAGGTGCCGACGAAGCGTTCAATCTGTCCAGCCTTTCCGAAGCTCGCGACTGCCTCATCAATGTCGATGTTCACGGCCGCGCCATTCCATCGGCACGCTTCATGGGCGGACGCGAGATCGAAACGCTGACCGGCATAGACACGCGGCGCATCGATATCGTACCCGATCAACCGCATCTGGTAGCGGCGATGCCGGACATTCTTGCGACTGGCACCATGGTACTGCCGACCTTTGCCGCAGGGTTCGGTCCTTTCCCGAATGCCCGTGGTCGCTGGGTGGGTATGCCCGCTGATCTGGCCGAGCGCCGTGCCGCCGTCAGCCTCTACGCCGCTCTTGTCGCTGATCGCTCGCTCGATCTCATCGGATCGCGCGGTACGCTGCTTATCGAAGGGCGTTTTGCCAAAGCCCACGTTTTGGTCCGCGCGCTCGCGTCGCTTAGGCCAGATTGTGCCGTCTACGTCGGCAATGCGGATAATGACGTGTCGTTCGGCGCGCTCCGCCTGCTTCATCCTGTCTTACCTCCTCCCTCGCACCTGCAGCGCGTGGCTCCATTCGATCAGGACATCGCCTCCTATCGGCACGTCTGGCAAGAACGCATCGCGGATATGGAAATTGCCGCGTGA
- a CDS encoding bifunctional rhamnulose-1-phosphate aldolase/short-chain dehydrogenase, translating to MLRVPDSAKVQAALSFSVPTDRWSSEDAATKSAEDLLLYRSNLLGSDLTVTNFGGGNTSAKIEARDPLTGEAVNVLWVKGSGGDIGSMKLDGFSSLYLDKLLGLEALYRGVAHEDEMVAYLPHCTFNLNPRAASIDTPLHGYLPFAHIDHVHPDAIIALAASSDGEAATKMIWGGAIGWLPWKRPGFDLGLRLRDYVAAHPGLRGVMLAGHGIICWGDSSEDCYHNTIALIGDAARYLNERLANGPAFGGQVVAPLDPEARRAVAARLMPLLRSLMPGAGGKIGHFSDNAEVLEFVGGRDFERLAAIGTSCPDHFLRTKIAPLTLDPARLGDRDYLAGRLEAYRAAYKAYYDRCAGPGDPAMRDPNPVVVLVPGVGRITFAADKLTSRLAGEFYGNAINVMRGAEAIGGYVGLDEREAFNIEYWALEEAKLQRMPKPRPLVGQVALVTGAAGGIGLATARRLAADGACVMLADRDGETLERATAGLMTAFGADIIRATICDVTDEAQVQAAFDAAATEFGGVDILVANAGIASSAPIEETTVALWRKNYDVLVEGYFLAARAAFPLMRQQKGGSIIFIGSKNALAATPNAAAYASAKAAVVHLARCLAVEGASDGIRVNVVNPDAVIQGSRIWDGDWRKERAGAYGVDPGQELEEFYRNRSMLKRNVLPEDIAEAVYFFASDASAKSTANIINVDAGNAQAFTR from the coding sequence ATGCTGCGCGTGCCCGACTCCGCCAAGGTCCAAGCGGCGCTTTCCTTCAGTGTGCCGACCGATCGGTGGTCATCAGAGGATGCCGCGACGAAATCAGCGGAGGACTTGCTGCTCTATCGCTCAAACCTCCTCGGATCCGATTTGACCGTCACCAATTTTGGCGGCGGTAACACGTCGGCCAAGATCGAGGCGCGCGATCCGCTGACCGGGGAAGCCGTAAATGTTCTGTGGGTCAAGGGGTCGGGCGGTGACATCGGGTCGATGAAGCTTGATGGCTTTTCCAGCCTCTATCTCGACAAACTACTGGGGCTTGAGGCGCTCTATCGTGGGGTTGCGCACGAGGATGAGATGGTCGCCTATCTCCCGCATTGCACCTTCAACCTCAATCCGCGCGCGGCGTCGATCGACACCCCGCTTCATGGCTACCTGCCCTTCGCTCATATCGACCATGTTCATCCCGATGCGATCATTGCGCTTGCCGCGTCTTCCGACGGCGAGGCCGCCACCAAGATGATTTGGGGCGGTGCGATCGGCTGGCTGCCGTGGAAGCGGCCCGGATTCGATCTGGGACTACGTTTGCGCGATTATGTTGCTGCCCATCCGGGATTGCGCGGTGTCATGCTCGCGGGGCACGGCATCATCTGCTGGGGCGACAGTTCTGAAGATTGCTATCACAACACTATTGCGCTGATCGGGGATGCCGCGCGCTATTTGAACGAACGGCTGGCAAATGGCCCAGCCTTTGGCGGGCAAGTGGTGGCTCCACTTGATCCTGAGGCGCGCCGCGCCGTGGCCGCCAGGCTGATGCCGCTGCTGCGAAGCCTGATGCCGGGAGCAGGCGGAAAGATCGGGCATTTCTCGGACAATGCCGAGGTGCTTGAATTTGTCGGCGGTCGCGATTTCGAGCGGCTTGCTGCCATTGGTACGTCCTGTCCCGATCATTTCCTGCGTACCAAGATCGCACCGCTTACACTTGATCCTGCAAGGCTGGGCGACAGGGATTATCTGGCCGGGCGGCTGGAGGCGTATCGCGCTGCCTACAAGGCCTATTATGACCGCTGTGCCGGGCCGGGCGATCCTGCGATGCGCGATCCCAATCCTGTCGTTGTGCTGGTGCCCGGCGTCGGGCGCATCACCTTTGCGGCAGACAAGCTCACCTCGCGACTGGCCGGTGAATTTTATGGGAATGCGATCAACGTCATGCGTGGTGCCGAAGCCATCGGTGGTTATGTCGGACTTGATGAACGCGAAGCTTTCAACATCGAATATTGGGCGCTCGAAGAAGCCAAGCTCCAGCGCATGCCCAAACCCCGGCCGCTGGTCGGCCAGGTTGCGCTGGTAACGGGGGCCGCAGGCGGAATCGGACTGGCCACGGCGCGCCGGCTTGCCGCGGACGGGGCCTGCGTGATGCTGGCCGATCGTGATGGCGAAACCCTTGAGCGGGCAACGGCCGGCCTGATGACGGCGTTCGGCGCGGATATCATCCGCGCCACCATTTGCGACGTGACCGACGAGGCACAGGTGCAAGCCGCATTTGATGCTGCGGCCACAGAATTTGGCGGGGTCGACATTCTCGTCGCCAATGCCGGCATCGCCTCTTCTGCACCCATCGAGGAAACGACGGTGGCGCTCTGGCGGAAGAATTACGATGTGCTGGTTGAAGGCTATTTCCTCGCGGCGCGCGCAGCCTTTCCGCTAATGCGCCAGCAGAAGGGCGGTTCGATCATTTTCATCGGTTCCAAGAATGCGTTGGCGGCAACGCCCAATGCAGCGGCTTACGCCTCGGCCAAGGCGGCCGTGGTTCATCTGGCCCGCTGCCTTGCCGTGGAAGGGGCGTCTGACGGTATCCGTGTCAATGTCGTCAATCCTGATGCCGTCATTCAAGGGTCGCGCATCTGGGATGGTGACTGGCGCAAGGAACGTGCCGGCGCTTATGGGGTCGATCCCGGCCAGGAGCTTGAGGAGTTCTACCGCAACCGTTCGATGCTGAAGCGCAATGTGCTTCCCGAAGATATCGCCGAAGCCGTCTATTTCTTTGCGTCGGATGCGTCCGCCAAATCGACCGCCAACATCATCAATGTGGACGCCGGCAATGCCCAGGCGTTTACCCGCTGA